In the genome of Limnobaculum zhutongyuii, one region contains:
- a CDS encoding phage tail protein, whose product MLKPELLRKFISAAVPYLRENPDSLIVYTTKGRIVTTGQFSPSFEYRYVLEVLAMDYPGSLDSLSIPIIAWARMYQPDLLLNPDRQQNGITYEADLLSNTTMDVLFKIQVDEATIVQYENGNTTVKHRADAMPSPETGPDIWELIADGHLVNL is encoded by the coding sequence ATGTTAAAGCCAGAGTTATTACGTAAATTTATCAGCGCAGCAGTGCCTTACCTGCGTGAAAACCCTGACAGCCTGATTGTCTATACCACCAAAGGCCGGATAGTGACTACCGGCCAATTTTCCCCTTCTTTTGAGTACCGCTATGTGCTCGAAGTATTGGCCATGGATTACCCCGGCTCATTAGACTCCCTAAGTATTCCGATCATCGCTTGGGCGAGGATGTACCAGCCTGATTTATTATTAAATCCTGACCGACAGCAGAACGGGATCACCTATGAAGCCGATTTACTGAGCAATACCACCATGGACGTGCTTTTTAAAATTCAGGTTGATGAGGCCACTATCGTTCAATATGAAAATGGGAATACCACGGTTAAACATCGGGCTGATGCTATGCCGTCGCCGGAGACCGGGCCGGATATTTGGGAATTAATTGCTGACGGCCATTTGGTTAATCTCTGA
- a CDS encoding phage tail protein, translated as MSVKFYTILTELGAAKLANATALGSTLEITHMAVGDGGGVTPTPTASQTALIHEQRRAPLNSLGVDPVNTNQIIAEQIIPEDVGGWYIREVGLFDKDGILIAVANCPDTYKPQLSEGSGRTQAVRMILIVSSTAAVTLKIDPSVVLATRKYVDDLSNAIEIRMSAALIAHQNSRNHPSATTTEKGFVKLSSAVNSTSTTDAATPSAVRLAYDLAVSKVSPETLQNKGFFHSQVNKQDVSQFTFNDFGRRVWIDNDSPSAFTLPDISNIEGSGQTITVWNVRDTNITISVGNSSNSISVPMSTVKTLTLRPTESVVLVVEQNKTWHATGDAVLRLTPSWSFNPAFNGGWQKLPSGLIIQWGGVSTISGDTTTMLPVTFPTAFLHAAVTMDYTPGSGAVTYIAACPSSRSTIISRTASPGLGGRYIAIGY; from the coding sequence ATGAGCGTAAAATTTTATACCATATTGACAGAACTTGGTGCCGCAAAGCTGGCGAATGCAACGGCATTAGGTTCGACATTAGAAATTACTCATATGGCAGTAGGCGACGGTGGCGGAGTTACACCCACGCCAACAGCCTCACAAACTGCTTTAATTCATGAGCAGCGCCGCGCCCCGTTAAATTCCTTGGGTGTTGATCCGGTCAATACTAATCAGATTATTGCTGAACAGATTATCCCTGAAGATGTTGGTGGCTGGTATATACGGGAAGTGGGCCTGTTTGATAAAGACGGTATTCTGATTGCGGTGGCTAATTGCCCTGATACCTACAAGCCGCAGCTTAGTGAGGGCAGCGGTAGGACTCAGGCTGTTAGAATGATTCTGATTGTGAGTAGTACGGCGGCGGTGACTCTGAAGATCGATCCGTCAGTAGTGTTAGCTACTCGTAAATATGTTGATGACCTATCCAATGCGATAGAAATAAGAATGAGTGCAGCGCTAATTGCGCACCAGAACTCACGTAACCATCCATCAGCAACCACTACTGAAAAGGGATTTGTTAAATTAAGTTCAGCGGTTAATAGTACATCAACTACTGATGCAGCTACGCCTAGCGCGGTTAGGCTAGCTTATGATTTAGCTGTCAGTAAAGTTAGCCCCGAGACATTGCAAAACAAAGGTTTTTTTCATTCTCAAGTTAATAAGCAAGACGTCAGCCAATTTACATTTAATGATTTTGGTCGTCGAGTATGGATTGATAATGATTCCCCATCTGCTTTTACGTTACCGGATATCAGCAATATTGAAGGTAGTGGTCAAACAATAACTGTCTGGAATGTGAGAGATACAAACATAACAATATCAGTAGGAAACTCAAGTAACAGCATCTCCGTGCCAATGTCAACGGTAAAGACGCTTACATTAAGACCCACAGAAAGCGTCGTTCTTGTTGTTGAACAAAACAAAACCTGGCATGCAACTGGTGATGCAGTGTTAAGGCTAACGCCCAGTTGGTCTTTTAATCCTGCGTTCAATGGTGGCTGGCAAAAACTCCCAAGCGGATTAATTATTCAATGGGGTGGTGTTAGTACAATTAGCGGCGACACTACAACCATGCTGCCAGTGACGTTTCCAACGGCATTTCTACATGCTGCTGTAACGATGGATTACACTCCCGGATCGGGTGCTGTTACATATATTGCTGCTTGCCCCAGCTCACGATCCACTATCATTTCACGGACAGCATCGCCCGGGTTGGGTGGTCGATACATAGCGATAGGATACTAA
- a CDS encoding phage baseplate assembly protein V — protein MDSFELLRLLCNLIRFGTVVEVDYKNYKARVETGGNVTDWIRWGIDRAGDAQTWWAPSKGEQVLLLCPEGALEKAVICFSLYTDDIQPPDFGKQTRVTKYPDGAVTHYSPESGALTVSGVKTITVNSATSVTVNTTTATINATGSVTLDTPEVICTNHLTTGTLTVKKGGSMQGNITHTGGNFSSNGIVVHTHTHGGVDRGSSSTDGPQ, from the coding sequence ATGGATTCTTTTGAGCTTCTTCGCCTTCTTTGTAATTTGATCCGTTTTGGTACGGTTGTCGAAGTCGATTATAAAAACTATAAGGCCCGTGTTGAGACTGGCGGAAATGTCACTGACTGGATCCGTTGGGGAATTGATAGAGCCGGTGACGCGCAGACGTGGTGGGCACCTTCAAAAGGTGAGCAAGTACTGTTGTTGTGTCCTGAAGGGGCGTTAGAAAAGGCAGTGATTTGTTTCAGTCTTTATACTGATGATATCCAGCCGCCCGATTTCGGTAAACAAACCCGCGTTACAAAATACCCTGACGGTGCCGTAACACATTATTCTCCAGAATCTGGAGCGCTTACCGTTAGTGGCGTAAAAACGATTACGGTTAATTCGGCTACATCAGTGACGGTAAATACAACTACCGCAACGATTAACGCGACTGGTTCAGTCACGCTGGACACTCCAGAAGTTATTTGCACCAACCACCTGACAACAGGGACGCTGACCGTTAAAAAAGGCGGCTCAATGCAGGGCAATATTACCCACACTGGCGGTAATTTCTCATCAAACGGTATTGTGGTTCATACCCATACGCATGGCGGTGTCGATCGTGGCTCTAGCTCGACGGATGGCCCGCAATGA
- a CDS encoding phage tail protein I — MSRALLPRNASALENAVAVASSPISEVPVPLRQLWDPETCPLELLPYLAWAFSVDRWSGDWPEKTKRDVIKKAYFIHRHKGTISALRRVVEPLGFLINVIEWWEIGETPGTFRLEVGVLNSGIDNEMYEELDRLIADAKPCSRHLTGLVISLNISGPLYVGAANYLGDELTVYPYTSEVLTVSGEEFYSGAVHVIDTMRVNP, encoded by the coding sequence ATGAGTAGGGCGTTGTTGCCGCGTAATGCGTCTGCGCTTGAGAACGCGGTAGCTGTCGCCAGTTCTCCGATTAGTGAGGTACCCGTACCTTTGCGGCAGTTATGGGATCCTGAAACCTGCCCGCTTGAATTATTACCTTATTTAGCGTGGGCATTTTCTGTCGATCGTTGGTCGGGTGACTGGCCAGAAAAAACCAAACGAGACGTTATTAAAAAAGCGTATTTCATTCATCGGCACAAAGGCACTATCAGTGCATTGCGCCGCGTAGTTGAGCCGCTAGGCTTTCTTATCAATGTGATCGAGTGGTGGGAAATTGGCGAAACGCCGGGAACGTTCCGGCTTGAGGTCGGTGTACTTAATTCCGGCATTGATAATGAAATGTATGAAGAGCTGGATCGGTTGATTGCTGACGCAAAGCCATGCAGCAGACACTTAACCGGTCTGGTTATCAGCCTGAATATTAGCGGCCCTCTTTATGTCGGGGCTGCTAATTATCTGGGTGATGAGCTAACAGTCTACCCTTATACATCTGAAGTATTAACAGTATCCGGCGAAGAGTTCTATAGCGGCGCGGTACACGTTATTGACACTATGAGAGTGAATCCATGA
- a CDS encoding phage tail protein translates to MMMILGMFPFMLSSVPYQNLSQETDWRHVKNDRVGRSPRRQFIGTGDDKITLSGVLYPEVSGGDLSLSALRTMAYSGMPWPLIEGTGVIYGMFVITNITETRTEFFQDGKARKIEFTITLEKASEDLREKLADFSLSDILPF, encoded by the coding sequence ATCATGATGATTCTGGGAATGTTCCCGTTTATGCTGAGCTCAGTCCCCTATCAAAACCTTAGCCAAGAAACTGACTGGCGACATGTCAAAAATGACCGGGTAGGCAGATCACCACGCCGTCAATTTATTGGTACCGGTGATGATAAGATTACACTCTCCGGCGTTCTCTATCCTGAAGTTAGTGGCGGCGATTTATCTCTGTCAGCGCTGAGAACGATGGCTTATTCCGGTATGCCCTGGCCATTAATAGAGGGAACTGGTGTTATCTATGGCATGTTTGTTATTACCAATATTACCGAAACCAGAACTGAATTTTTTCAGGATGGTAAGGCTCGAAAGATTGAGTTTACTATCACGCTGGAGAAAGCCAGCGAAGACCTGAGAGAAAAGTTAGCAGACTTTAGCCTGTCGGATATTTTGCCGTTTTAA
- a CDS encoding baseplate assembly protein, which yields MSGTIDLSQLPPPVVIESLDYETLLSERKAAFIALFPTEDRESVQRTLALESEPLVKLLQESTYRELILRQRVNESARAVMLAYAVGNDLDQLAANFNVPRLTVREADNTAIPHIDAEMESDADFRTRTQQAFEGLSVAGPTAAYEFFGRSADGRVADISAISPAPAYVTVSVLSRENDGTASAELIQVVDAALNGEEVRPVADRLTVQSAKIMNYEVDAVIYVYPGPEVEPILQAADQQLKTYTSAQRRLGRDIRLSAIYAALHVEGVQRVELIKPVTDLVLDKTQASYCTNYKLVIGGSDE from the coding sequence ATGAGCGGAACTATCGATCTTTCACAACTCCCGCCGCCCGTGGTCATTGAATCTTTGGATTATGAAACGTTATTGTCAGAGCGAAAGGCGGCGTTTATTGCACTATTTCCGACCGAAGATCGGGAGTCCGTGCAGCGTACTTTAGCGCTGGAATCTGAGCCGCTTGTTAAGCTATTGCAGGAAAGCACATACCGAGAGCTGATACTACGGCAGCGTGTGAATGAGTCAGCGCGCGCTGTCATGCTGGCTTATGCAGTCGGTAATGATTTAGACCAGCTAGCCGCCAATTTTAACGTACCCCGTTTGACCGTTCGTGAAGCGGACAATACAGCGATACCTCATATTGATGCAGAGATGGAATCTGACGCTGATTTTCGCACGCGTACACAGCAGGCTTTTGAAGGTTTGAGCGTTGCCGGGCCGACTGCCGCCTATGAATTTTTTGGTCGGTCAGCTGATGGTCGAGTGGCTGATATCTCTGCAATTAGCCCTGCACCGGCCTATGTTACGGTTTCAGTTTTATCCCGTGAGAATGATGGTACTGCCAGCGCTGAATTAATTCAGGTGGTTGATGCTGCACTCAATGGGGAAGAGGTTAGGCCGGTTGCTGATCGTCTAACGGTACAGTCAGCCAAAATAATGAACTACGAAGTTGATGCTGTTATTTATGTTTATCCGGGGCCGGAAGTGGAGCCCATTCTTCAGGCAGCAGATCAGCAGCTAAAAACCTATACCAGTGCGCAACGTCGGTTAGGGCGGGATATCAGGCTTTCCGCTATTTATGCGGCGCTACATGTTGAAGGTGTGCAGCGGGTTGAACTGATTAAACCTGTTACTGACTTGGTTCTGGATAAGACACAGGCGTCTTATTGCACCAATTACAAACTGGTTATTGGTGGTTCCGATGAGTAG
- a CDS encoding GPW/gp25 family protein — protein MSKEKYTGMNALTGRAINNDDHINQSIKDILTTPVGSRVMRRNYGSQLHELIDQPMNEVNSLRIMSAIFSALYRWEQRISLSNIALSTGEKGQLIAGLTLQRTDDLATFVTDVSLKG, from the coding sequence ATGAGTAAAGAAAAATATACCGGCATGAATGCGTTAACGGGCAGGGCCATCAACAACGATGACCATATCAACCAGTCAATCAAAGATATTTTGACTACGCCTGTCGGTTCACGGGTGATGCGCCGTAACTATGGCTCGCAGCTTCATGAATTGATTGACCAGCCGATGAACGAAGTTAATAGCCTGCGCATCATGTCGGCGATCTTTAGTGCGCTTTACCGGTGGGAACAGCGTATTTCGTTGAGTAATATCGCGCTGAGTACAGGTGAAAAAGGGCAGTTGATTGCTGGCCTGACTCTTCAGCGTACCGATGATTTAGCCACCTTTGTCACTGACGTTTCTCTGAAAGGATAA
- a CDS encoding phage virion morphogenesis protein, producing MSTNTDALFQQLDDYLATVIKHLEPNQRRRLSRQLAFGLRRRQQQRIGQQQNPDGSHYAPRKNKVLRTSGSVRFLWKTGIRELANWRTTGRGDKRQITGFDVDRGAVRSFYKRDIQQYIAINLNQTKQTKSKPEKMFRRLRTARFLRATSSANEANVGFSGRASQIASVHQYGEVDNVAENAKARYPERELLGLSHSDLDYIADTVVQFVQHP from the coding sequence ATGAGTACCAATACTGACGCTTTATTTCAGCAACTAGATGATTATCTGGCTACGGTAATTAAACACCTTGAGCCTAACCAACGTCGGCGCTTATCGCGTCAATTGGCCTTTGGTTTACGCCGTAGGCAGCAGCAGCGGATAGGGCAGCAGCAAAACCCTGACGGTAGTCATTATGCGCCCCGTAAAAATAAAGTATTACGGACAAGCGGTAGCGTTCGCTTTCTATGGAAAACCGGCATCCGTGAATTAGCTAACTGGCGTACAACCGGGCGCGGTGATAAACGACAAATAACCGGTTTTGATGTTGACCGGGGCGCAGTACGTTCATTTTATAAACGGGATATCCAGCAGTATATTGCGATTAATTTAAATCAAACCAAACAAACTAAAAGTAAGCCCGAAAAGATGTTCAGGCGTTTACGGACGGCCAGATTTTTACGGGCAACCAGCTCTGCCAATGAGGCGAATGTGGGCTTTAGTGGTCGCGCATCTCAGATTGCCAGCGTTCATCAGTATGGTGAAGTGGATAACGTTGCTGAAAATGCAAAAGCCCGATACCCAGAACGAGAATTGTTAGGTTTGAGTCATTCAGACTTAGATTATATTGCTGATACCGTTGTCCAATTTGTTCAGCATCCCTGA
- a CDS encoding tail fiber assembly protein — protein sequence MTIFFSPNPLGFYDSVLNTDIPANAVEISAEKHAELINGQAAGKVISFKNGEPVLIDKPAPSKDELIVEANANKSILLSTATDIINSLADAVELEMATLEEVSQLKAWKIYRVLLTRIDTSTAPNIDWPEIPA from the coding sequence ATGACTATATTTTTTTCCCCGAACCCTCTCGGCTTTTATGATTCAGTGTTAAATACAGATATCCCCGCCAATGCTGTTGAAATCAGCGCAGAAAAACATGCTGAGCTAATTAACGGTCAAGCGGCTGGAAAAGTAATTTCATTTAAAAACGGTGAGCCAGTTCTTATTGATAAGCCCGCTCCATCGAAAGATGAGCTGATTGTTGAAGCCAATGCAAATAAATCGATATTGTTATCAACAGCAACTGACATCATTAACTCGCTGGCTGATGCTGTTGAGTTGGAAATGGCTACGCTTGAAGAAGTATCACAGCTCAAAGCATGGAAGATATACCGAGTTTTATTAACTCGCATTGATACCAGCACCGCCCCTAATATCGACTGGCCAGAAATACCCGCCTAA